From the genome of Spinacia oleracea cultivar Varoflay chromosome 2, BTI_SOV_V1, whole genome shotgun sequence, one region includes:
- the LOC130467504 gene encoding uncharacterized protein, producing MPPPKNLLHFMPLPGQKLKSVVVAEPPPVDQPLAEEDTIPSPLKPSAALGIEIQDITKVMEAIEADLVPGSDVPIVAEQKEESADVSLEREKSPDKEMVDLTEARIEVPEAEKER from the exons atgcctcctcccaaaaatctccttcacttcatgcccttgccagggcagaagttgaagagtgtggtggttgcggaaccgcctcccgtggaccaaccgttggctgaggaagataccatcccctctccgctgaagccgtctgctgctttagggatcgagatccaggatataaccaaggtgatggaggcaattgaagccgaccttgttcctggctcggatgtccctattgtggccgagcagaaggaagaatctgctgacgtttctctcgaaagggagaaaagtccagataaggagatggtggatctcaccgAAGCTCGCATAGAGGTTCCCGAAGCTGAGAAGGAG cgttga
- the LOC130466981 gene encoding E3 ubiquitin-protein ligase AIP2-like, which translates to MSFLSNYSPVLQFDLDEALPCFTTNMVLKPPPSSSSPSPPPPSSSASNNNNNSKDVHVMELPTVSVGADSVCCVCMEGFLLQPLDHDHHHQVYKRVAKQLPCRHVYHPDCILTWLSSSNHSCPLCRHVILHDDHNHNHNHNHNHNHDHPTQAAN; encoded by the coding sequence ATGTCTTTCTTATCAAACTATTCCCCTGTTTTACAATTTGACCTTGATGAAGCTCTTCCATGCTTTACCACCAACATGGTCCTCAAACCACCACCATCATCGTCCTCGCCGTCACCGCCGCCGCCGTCTTCTTCAGCaagtaataacaataataactcCAAAGATGTGCATGTTATGGAGTTGCCAACGGTAAGTGTAGGAGCTGATTCAGTGTGCTGCGTGTGTATGGAAGGCTTCCTATTACAACCCCTTGATCATGATCATCATCACCAAGTTTATAAGCGTGTTGCTAAACAACTCCCGTGTCGACACGTGTATCATCCTGATTGTATTCTCACATGGCTTTCTTCTAGTAATCACTCTTGCCCTCTTTGCCGCCATGTCATCCTCCATGATgatcataatcataatcataatcataatcataatcataatcatgATCATCCCACACAAGctgctaattaa